The nucleotide window AGGTTCGCCTACAAGTACTCTCGGACGAGCCACAAACACTCTCAATTTCAGTGAAGGGAGCAAAGAAAATAACGGCGGCTGACATTGAGGCTCCCGGGCAAGTGAAAATTTTAAACCCCGAGCAACACATAGCAGAGATCACGGACAAAAATGTGTCATTCACGGCTGAGCTCTCTGCTGAGCGCGGACTTGGATATGTATCAAAAGAGGCACTCCAAAAAGAAAAAGTTGATGTTGGAGTCATTGCGCTGGACGCTATTTTTACCCCTATAAGACGTGTCAACTATGAAGTTGAGAATATGCGTATTGGAGACCGAACTGATTTTAATCGCCTCAAGGTGTTCATAGAAACAGATGGTACTATTACCCCCAAAGAGGCACTTGAAAAATCAATTGAAACGATGATTATGCAGCTTAGAGCAATTGTCGGATTCAAAGAAGAGGAAATTGAAGCACCAGACGTAACAGGAGAGGATTCCGAAGATGATGCTCAGAAAGGAGATGATCTGGACACAGAGTTTCTCAAGACACGCATTGAATCACTTGATTTGTCTGTACGAACTGTCAACGCGCTTACAAATGCAAACATACGGACTGTTGGAGGTCTCGCACGAAAGAAAGAAGATGATGTTCTCGTAATAGATGGGCTCGGACAAAAGGGGCTTCAGGAGATTAAGCGGGCACTTTCTAATTTTGGAATCACTCTAAAATAGTAAGTAGTTAGTCGTAAGTAGTCGGTAGAGCGTACAAAAACCTGCAAACTACACACTACCAACTAATAACTAATAAAAAACATGCAGCATCGCAAGACAGGGAGAAAATTAGGAAGAGTGCGAAAACAGAGGGTAGCACTTCTGCGCTCTTTGGCTCGTTCTCTCATCATTCACGAAAAGATAAAAACCACAGAAGCAAAAGCAAAAGAACTTCGTCCGTTTATAGAAAAGCTGGTGACGAAAGGTAAAATCGGCTCACTTGATTCGAGGCGGTTGGTTATTTCGCGCCTTGGAGGGGAAAAGGATGCGA belongs to Patescibacteria group bacterium and includes:
- a CDS encoding DNA-directed RNA polymerase subunit alpha — its product is MSEYNVTLPSKPRIVLEEEFTGSYEIDGLYPGYGHTIGNSLRRIILSSLPGAAITSIKIDGISHEFSTISGIKEDVVTILLNLKKVRLQVLSDEPQTLSISVKGAKKITAADIEAPGQVKILNPEQHIAEITDKNVSFTAELSAERGLGYVSKEALQKEKVDVGVIALDAIFTPIRRVNYEVENMRIGDRTDFNRLKVFIETDGTITPKEALEKSIETMIMQLRAIVGFKEEEIEAPDVTGEDSEDDAQKGDDLDTEFLKTRIESLDLSVRTVNALTNANIRTVGGLARKKEDDVLVIDGLGQKGLQEIKRALSNFGITLK
- the rplQ gene encoding 50S ribosomal protein L17 — encoded protein: MQHRKTGRKLGRVRKQRVALLRSLARSLIIHEKIKTTEAKAKELRPFIEKLVTKGKIGSLDSRRLVISRLGGEKDATGKLFSTIAPRYKDRKGGYTRITKIHSRMADARKEAIIEFV